ACAGACCAGCGTGGTTTCAAAAGGAACACCAAGAACTGGAAACTAAAccatatgagaaaaaaaaaaaatcagttttacaaTACGAACTTCATGCTGCTTattgagaaacaaaataagataaaaatactGCTTGGCAAAGTTGTATGGAAAAACAGCATTAGCATGTTCAAGCCAAACTAGAGGTCATGGGAGACACACACAAGCTTTGTGCTCACTTGAGGTGGCTGATGGAATGTCCTCTAGACTTTTGGAAGGCATTTTCCTATCTGCACTCCTTTTCAAAGCCATCAAAACAGGATTTAATTCTTCTTCTGAACCTGTTACGAGACAAAACACATGAACACTGCACACATAGACGTGTCTTTTTAAACAAgtcacttaaataaaaaaaaaaagacaaccacCAGTTTCTTTTGGGAATCTGTTTTGACCTTTAGCAAAGACAGTAAGCGTGCactaaaaatagtaaataaatcTAAACAGTCAGACTCGGGAATGCATTATGTTCAGTTATTTCAAAGTTGAAGACATAGGAACCAGATAATTGCAGATGCTTTTAAGATATAGACTCTTAAAAACAACTATTTGTAAGGAGCAATTTTAACTGACACCTGACTGTTTCAGCTTAAATtagattaaagaagaaaaaagagtagAGTGTTAATGGTGTTTAAGTTAAGAATCAGTTTGCTCTAAATGCCCTCATCCAGAGAATCAGTTTGGTTGATTTGTCTTGACTGACAGAGTTTAGGGTAAATACAGTAATTAACTGTCTAAAAACTAGATAGGATAAATTCACATTTAGTCATTTGGTAAGAAATCAGCAAGAGAGAAGGTaatagctttgttttttctcctctctaaaTTTGTTCATTGTATTTTCTGCCCAGTGAAAGTCACTTGCTTGTGTTTTATTGAGTAACAATTATCCCCTCCCCCCacaaaaaaatcagcaacaccactaaaaacaaccaaccagcccacaaaacacaaaacacagctgtggAGAGATCTGCATCCCTGAAATTACCATGCAATTGTTTTGAAGGGCAGTGTCATAACAGATCCAGCCCCTTCAGTATAAGACCCTTTCTCCCTTGCTCCTTCCTACCCCACTTCCCTCCACCCAACAGCCAGCCAACCAGGCCTTACAAACAGCAACAGTATGCTTATGGGTAAAAACAAATTGTGTTACgtttttcctcatttgtctTCCAGAACAGAGTTCCAGTTGATTTCCACTGGAATCTCACTTTCAAAAAGGGGTCAACAGTTACTTGGCATCTCCTAGAACCTTCACACATTTCTCAGATTCTCCAAGTAAACAGAGCATTTCCAGTCTTGCAGGAGCAGAATAAAAACGTTAAACTATCACACTAGAGCTGCCAACTTAACAAAGTAATGAAATTCTGGTAAATAGCTTGCTTCATTTatgtgcttgttttcttgtgtAACAGGCAGCTATGCAATGCTAAATTAAACAGCATAAAGTATTGGTATTGTCTTAACATCCAGCCACTCCATAAGTATTTACCTTCAAAGACTAGCTGGTAAAACTAAACAATGATCTCAGTCAGgcactgatttttcttcctcttttaatCCAGGGTATTTAGAAGAAATGCCAGAATCTGAGTGTTACGACGTTattaatttgaaagaaatgtcacAGGGGAGGAGCAAAGTGTAAAAGCATGAGGACTGATGTGACTGACTCATGCTGCTAAATTCCTATGACCAAAAGGCTTACCCAAACATACTACATTTTTGTCAAACAATCAACAATTAAAGGACTTAATTAGTACTTCTCAtccttccaaaacaaatatCCTAAGCATTTAATTAAGAAATAGGTATCACGTAGACTTTTAGATAATATACTTCAAGTTGACTACCAGAAAAACTGTAGCCACGCTTAACAACCCAGCACCATGAAGTTTAGAAATGAAATGGCTCACGAGTTGAACTTCCAGTTCCAGAATAGTAATCAGAGTTTTCATCTGAAAACCTGGATCCCAAATTCAAGCCATCGtcatcttcatcatcttcatgccGAAAGGCCAGGCTGAACTGAGCTCCTTCTAGCTGAGGAGAACTGCTCTCATCTTTAAGAGGCGTGCTTGTTCTTCTCAATTTCAGCAGTTCTTTTAATTGTAAATTAACTTCAGAGGCATTCAAGGATGTGCTCTCATCTTTCCTTCCTACTTCATTTATCTTGAATGGCTTGATCACTGTATTGGTCTCTCCTTGCAAGGGAGGAACATCCATTGGCGGtgtgtttctctgttcttttttaataacagcCCCATTTATTTTAAGGAGCTTGGAAGCTGCAAGGTCATCTACTGAAGCCTTGGCATTTTGTTCCGGAACTCCACTCTCAATAGCTGTCTTCATCTGTTTATGATAGCTACGTAAAGCACTATCATAAGGCTGTGACACTGTCATGACTAGAGTCTCTGTTTGTGATGGAAACACCCTATTCCCaaacttttcttgtttatttaacTTGTTGGATATTGGAGATGAAGCTTCAGATGCTTCTTGAAGAAGTTTTTCTAAGGAGCTACTGAATTCTTTGAATTTTTCACcatttgaaaaagaagttttttcgattgtttcttgaatttctttagGGTGATCTTCTTCTTGATGTGGCGTACACATACTTTGACTGGCTGGTATTTTACCTTGCATTTTCTTATCCATATTTTCTAGTGTAGAAGCTGGTGTTTCACAGACATCTTTCAGTACCTTCTGCAAATTAACATCCAATACTTTATTTCTAGCCTCAGACAGTGCAGATGTTTCCAGGGGCTTGCCAGTTTCCTGCAGCAACTCACCATTGTAATGACAGGTCACATTTCCCACTTGTAGACCAGCAGTCCTCTGCACTGTGCCATCCACACGTCTTGGTTTAGGAGGTGGTCTTTCAGAAGCCTCCTTCAGCAGCTTCTCTAGAGAAGAACTCAAGCCACCATCCTTACAGGGGGCAACAGACTTTTCAATGGTATCACTGATTTCTTGCAGTGANNNNNNNNNNNNNNNNNNNNNNNNNNNNNNNNNNNNNNNNNNNNNNNNNNNNNNNNNNNNNNNNNNNNNNNNNNNNNNNNNNNNNNNNNNNNNNNNNNNNNNNNNNNNNNNNNNNNNNNNNNNNNNNNNNNNNNNNNNNNNNNNNNNNNNNNNNNNNNNNNNNNNNNNNNNNNNNNNNNNNNNNNNNNNNNNNNNNNNNNNNNNNNNNNNNNNNNNNNNNNNNNNNNNNNNNNNNNNNNNNNNNNNNNNNNNNNNNNNNNNNNNNNNNNNNNNNNNNNNNNNNNNNNNNNNNNNNNNNNNNNNNNNNNNNNNNNNNNNNNNNNNNNNNNNNNNNNNNNNNNNNNNNNNNNNNNNNNNNNNNNNNNNNNNNNNNNNNNNNNNNNNNNNNNNNNNNNNNNNNNNNNNNNNNNNNNNNNNNNNNNNNNNNNNNNNNNNNNNNNNNNNNNNNNNNNNNNNNNNNNNNNNNNNNNNNNNNNNNNNNNNNNNNNNNNNNNNNNNNNNNNNNNNNNNNNNNNNNNNNNNNNNNNNNNNNNNNNNNNNNNNNNNNNNNNNNNNNNNNNNNNNNNNNNNNNNNNNNNNNNNNNNNNNNNNNNNNNNNNNNNNNNNNNNNACACGTCTTGGTTTAGGAGGTGGTGTTTCAGAGGCCTCCTTCAGCAGCTTCTCTAGAGAAGAACTCAAGCTACTAGCCCTGGAAGGAACAACAGACTTCTGTATGGTCTCATTGATTTCTCGCAGTGACTCTTCATCTTGCTGATGCTTTGTGTTTTTAGCTTGCACCTCAGCAGTCCTCTGTACTGTATGTCTTGGTTTAGGAGGTGGCATTTCAGAAGCCTCCTTTAGCAGTTTTTCTAGAGCTGAACTTAAGCCAATGACCTTAGCAGGGGCATCAGATTTCTCTATGGTCTCGATGACTTCTTGCAGTGATTCTCCATCATGCTCACAGgcaatgtttttaatttccatctCAGCAGTCCTCTGTACTGTCATGTCCACACGTCTTGGTTTAGGAGGTGGTGTTTCAGAAGCTTCCTTCAGGAGTTTCTCCAGAGAAGAACTCAAGCTACTGGCCTTGGAAGGAGCAACAGACTTCTCTACAGTCTCACTGATTTCTTGCAGTGACTCTTCATCTTGCTCATACTTGGTGTTTTTAGCCTGCATCTCAGCAGTCCTCTGTCCTGTACTGTCTGCATGTCTTGGTTTAAGAGGTGGAGTTTCAGAGGCCTCCTTTACCAGCTTTTCTAGAGCTGGACTCAAGCCATTGAGCTTGGAGGGGGCAAGAGACTTTTCTATAGTCTCACTGACATCTTCAGACTGACCAGTATCTTGCTGGCAAGTTAAATCcacattattttctgctgtattattCACAGTATCACGTGTTTTCATCCCTACACCTAATTCAGAAGGTTGATATGCAATGATTTCTCTGGGCAGGTTTTGCTCAGAGTACCTTTGAGAACCTCTGAGAGGATGTTCTTTTgatgaaacaatatttttatctaTACATTCTTTACCTTCATGCCTCTGAAGACCTATCTTTTCCTGTGGTTGAAAGATGATTGGCTTTTTGACTGGTTGGACagtgtctttattttttgtgtgtgtcacATTCATACCTCTCAAAGTAAGAAATCCCAGAGGCAGTTTGCATACCACAGAATCTAATTGCtctggtttttctttctcagatgcTTGTGTTTGTTGTTGGCTTAACTCTTGTTTGCTCACATTATGTCTGCCCTTATCTTCCTCTGATTTTCTGTCATAGGTTATAAAAGTATTATTCTGGATAGTATTATTTGGTGAAGAAACATCTCCCCTATCAATGCTGTTTTGTAACTTAATTCCAGTATCCCAAAAGTTTCTCAGACTCTGAAACTGTGAAGGACTTGAAATTTGATTCTTGGACTTTTcatcaattttttcttttaaagacaaagCCTGAAAACTGGACTTCTGCTGGGAAAAAGGAGCaacttttcctttaaatgcCTCTTTCCCATCTTTATCTTTGATTTCTGGGGAAGCTGAAGTGACATCAACTCTTGACTGCAAGTTACTGTCTTTTGTCAATTTTGTACATTCATTAAATTTACCCTCATATGGAAGTggtctttctgtttttttaactgTGTGGCCTGGTCCAAACTCAAAAGAGTTTTGATGTTCATTTTTTGAAGCCTGGATTGCACGTCTTGATTCAGCACTTAATGTACCCTTGCTCTGATCATCCAACCCATAAGGTAAGTGTAGTGcagttggttttattttgttgctttctttgaGACCTTCCAATGCACCACCACGTGATGTATTAGCACGGATAccaacttctttctttccctgacCAGGGATAGTTTCACGCTTTTCCCAAAATGCTCTAATCTCCCTAattcttctttttgctgttattgtCTTTTCCAATACACATTTCTGAGTTGGTAACTTGTGTTCACAATGTTTCAAgacatttatttgattttgttgcTTGATTTCTTCATCAGATTCTTTTGTTTCAATTCTTGTATAGTCAAGCTCAGTTAGGGATTTCTCATTTTGCTCCTCATTCTCTTCACTCTGCTTAGGtctcctcctctcttttatCAGCTGTATATCTTCTGAAATAAGCGTGGTAGGCGAAATAGCACTCAGTTGTTTGTTCTTTCCAAATGGTGACTCTTCTCTAACCTGCATTTTTCCACCCACGCTAGTTCCACTGTGCTCTGTGGGAATAACTGTTCTGGTTGTAAAGTTCACTTCTTTGAGTTCCCCGCCTTGGGATCTGGCTGATTCAGGTTTCCTATCTTCAGTACCAGAACTTCTTTCAAACCAATCTAAGACTTTTGATACAGATTCATCAGCCATTTCCACAATTTCATCAGCATCTTTCTCAGGCTTGAAAATGATTTTAGCATCTTGTTCCTCAACAAGATCAGGCTTACCTTGTTGAAGACCTGCAGAATTTATATCTGACAGTTCCTGGGTTTTTGtctcagcagaaagcagatgttCATCTACAACATAAACAAGCTTATCAGAGTTAGGAATTACACACAAGACTCCAAAAGTGTTTAAATCTTGAAAAtctcaggtttttgttttgtttattggGGCAGGAGTGTTTGTTTTTaggatttcttgtttgtttaaactGTTAGCAGATGAAAGAGCTCTCTCCATGTGTTTTTGGAAATAATCATACCACACACAACAGAGTGATAAATTTGTattggaaaatgatttttcctgTTGGAAGATTAGCCATATTATTTTTGGGGTGGTAGAAGGTAAGATTGGTTATCCATATTCCAAGGGAAACACTTCTAATGAAGAGGGAGGTTTTAATGGAGTGGGAGGAACGGCATATTTGTGTTCAGTCACTTGAATAATCCTCATGTTACAACTGGATTACTATGAAGGACAGTCAACAGCAGTAAAGCAGGAATTGTTCAGTTCCCACCCAGACACATCTACCAAAGTTTAATAGAGCAAGTTTATCCAAGTGCCATTATGTCACCTTCATCATCCACAGTAAAGATGCCTAACCATCCAGGCTCAGATCTGATAGTGATTTATTAAGAATGCCAACAGAAGATCATCTAAAAATTTTTAACACGATAGAGAGTTAGAATCCAATACAAAATATCACATGTTCCTATCGTTTATGTTTCttatttgttaattttcagACACTAGCAATTTGAACTTAAATGTATATGAGCTATGTAGtagtagacagtgataggacagggggaatagttttaaactgagacaggggaggtttaggtcagatgttaggaggaagtttttcactcagagggtggtgatgcactggaacaggttgcccaaggaggttgtggatgccccgtccctggaggcattcaaggccagactggacgtggctctgggcagcctggtctagtggtcggtgaccctgcacacagcaggggggttgaaactcaatgatcattagtgtctttttcaacccaagccattctatgattctatgtactACTGCATTCTCATCCTCCTTCCTATCAGTCTCTTACCAGTAAAGTTTTTGAGAGGTACTGATTCACGGCTCAGGAACTCATtggatttattttcacatgTTTGATCAACATTCTGtccatttttgttctttggtaGGATATTGGTGGAGGTCTTCTCTGGAATTTCAAGTTTCTTAGGAGTAACGGTCTTTGTCTGCAGTGTTTGATTAACAAGAGAGACTGACTTATTAGTGCCATGAGGACAGGATGCTGACATATCTTCTTCTAAACTATCTATTGTTTTCACTTGTAGAGCTGATGAATAGGTTTCCAGAGACTGTACAGTGGAAGTTTGTTTATTCTCAAGAGAATCTGATCTATTAGCATCACTTTCACTGGTCTTTACTTCATTAGATTTTAACAAATCAGACGCTCGTGTTTCTCTTCTATGATGTAGCTGTGGGCTTTGCAAAGGTTCTCCTTTTCCTATGCTAGAAGAAAACCtcacttgttttaatttttccagtgaaatttgTGCGGaatcttctgcttcttccatAAGAGAATTCCTGTCAGCTTCTCCTTCTAAAATAGTTGTGGTAGGAAGACCATTCTTACTCTGAACATCCAACATCTGATTAGCACGAACTTCTGAGTCAGTGGAACTGGAACTTGAACTGCGCTTCAGAATGCCCCTGGGCAGTGTACAAATGCCATTAACCCCCTGGGTCCGTTTTGCTGGTTTGGGAACAAAGTCTTCTCCCTGTGGCACTGAATTAGTTACTTTGTGAACTAATTTTCTAGCTTTGGGGACAGGACGCTTAACTGTTCCTTTCTGTGATTCCTCAGTAGGTTCTTCAGAAGGTTTCTTAGATGTCTCCGTTTCATCATTTAGTAAGTTTGCTTTAGGTTGGCTCTCTTTTGAAGGTAACAAAATTTCTGCAAGATGTATACAGAGAAGAAATCATGAATTTACACAAAATTCATCTGCTTAAAGAGAGGGGTGTGATGCAGTGCAGATCTAGAATGAAATGATTATATTGATTAAAAACGCAGCAAAACACAGGAGGAAATTCAGCATGtgttgattttatttgtatataaCAGGAGATGTTAACAGGTGAAAATCTTCTAGTTAATTAGTGCTCttagaataggaaaaaaattataatttcaaAGGTAGGGAACGCATTAAATTTTTGATCAGCACAATTTCTGCAAGGGTTAGACTTTACAGGGAAGGGGcagattttaaatatacaaGTATCTTTTCAGGTTCAGAAGATAAACAGTTGTCTACAAAAAAAGTTATATTCAATTTCATCtggaacaaattaaaaaacaagaatgGCCTCCCAGTAGGgatataaagatttttttaaaattctatatGTGCACGTTTCCCTTCTCTACTAGCAAGCTTCATAATAGATACATGAGagtaattaaaatgtataaGCCTGTAAATTACAATTTCAGATTCTTGTATTGTGATAAATCATCACTTATCTACTTGCTTGCAGGGAATTCTACAGGAAATGTGAGATTCTAAAATAAATTGGACTaaggaaacacaagaaaaaaagacagacttGACTCTTCTGTTGAGCTAATAGCAGCAATgactggaaggtcacaatgatAGGAATTTCCTTGAATATGGGATTGCTGCGTTCTCTACTAGTGATTCAGGACGAGAACATTTGCAAAAGGAATGTGTGAAACAACTGCTTTCTGACTATACTCATGTTTTATATGGTGTTTGAAATGAACTGATCAAGAAGTAGAATAGTCAAGGTATTAAAACCTGTTTTATCCTACAATAAGAAGcaacagaagtaaaattaatttccatatCCACCACCAAGAAATTCAGTCACGTTATTATTTACCCGTATTTGATAGCTGAGGTAGAATGGCTTGTCTGCTTTCTGATTCTCCACTGTTCAAGTCATCACTTGATACAATGGAATTAAATGGATTTCTCCTTTGctaaaaaaaggaaggaacatTATAATTGGAGTCAAGTTATTATATCAATACAATCTTGGCAGAATAAATGAAAGTTCAGTAATTTCCTCTGCCTCAGTACTCTGTCAGCAGCATCCGAAAGCACACTTCTTAAATTGGATACGTAACAAGAAATCTAATAAATCTCAACCACAAAACAATAAGAAATGCCAGCAATAGCCTAATCCTGTTCTTCCTGAAGTTACCAACAGCAGAGATAAGACACCATTTAAAGACAGGTGAAAATTCCaaattcttgcaaaaaaaaaaaaaagtaaatctatTTCTGTACTTTAGAGATATTGGAAGAGAGCAAGACTTATTTTCAGTGCATGAAGAAGTCGGAAACAACATCAAGCACAGACACACACTGATTCATCACAGCACTTTAGGGCTGAAATTTTTAGCAGCTTCCATCATCTCCccccaaacaaaaaatactccTTTTTGTTCCAGCCTATTATCTTTCTTCCTCAAATCTCAAAATATCATTACCATTCGatcaaagaaacacagaagatgTAAAAGACAACATTTTCTAGGTTCAATATCAGTCTTACCTTTACTGTTGATACTGCTGCCTTCACAGATCTATCTTGTTTGTCTAACAAAGAGGTTTCTGGGTTAGGACTGCAAAGAAACAACATATAACAACTTCAGCAAACAGGACATTACTTtataccttttaaaaaaaactgatatTCAGTTGtacatactgaaataaaacctcAGCACAAGGTTTTGCTATTCAATGTTCTCATcacattcagaaggaaaacttcTTTTCAGAGCAAGGAGATAATTCTTTCTGCTCTATCTCCTTGCAAAAATTTATTTCCCTGTTAAAGAATTCAATGCAACTTCCGTTTGGCAGtacaaaaattacatttttgacATCTTTTAGAATTTTCTGAGCAAGCTTTATGTAAGTATAGCCACTCTCACAACAACATTATTACCACATCTATCCTTGTcctgtatttttactttcaggAGTGAAACTGAAGTAGAGGAAAGTGTTAAATCTGATCAAAATAGAGTTCTGCAAAGCATCCAAGAATGAAAAATCAGGGTAACTCCCTCACCACTATAGTAAAGATGTGACATGCCACAGACAGCAGGAGATCCCCCCAGAGgtacagaagaaattaaagctaAAAAACTTCCCCTAtattctataaaaaaaaaaaaagtcattgacTGATTGCAAAAGGAtgcaaggatttttttccccaaaaacaTTCCAATTTTGTTTACATACTGAATTAATCTAATTAGCCCAGATatgaaaaacttgtttttttttttttaattttgtttgtttttttgaggtGAAACTTTGATGTGGGTTTAAATATGGTCTTCATTTAATAACCACTTTCAGTATATCTGTATAGAAAATCCTAACTTTAACTCACTTACATGCTTGTAATTTGGGGAATGAGTGCAAGAACAGTATAAAATTGGAAAAAGGACTACTCTTCAGGTAGGAAATATTACCTTAGTTTTATTCATCTCAGTttctaaacaagaaaaaaatgtataactCTCACAGAGCTCAATATTgaagcttttaatttcttttcaaaaatatcattCCACCTTAGTTTCTCtcctttgcttaaaaaaaaaaataaatctgaaatcaCATATTTAAAGaatctttgttttcctgaggtGGAGTTTGGGTTCTTGCTTTTATGAGCACCTGTGTGCTCCTGTACTTTATCTCTCATCTTGACCATCTGCTATTCAACAAGACAAACACGATTCAGccctttctttattttaaaccaGGACAATGCTTTTATGTACTCTGGGTGTAAGAAACTTAGATGTTCTTCTGCCTTCAGTTTTACAAGtccatagaatggcttgggttggaagggaccttaaagatctacttgttccaactcccctgccatgggctggt
The Numida meleagris isolate 19003 breed g44 Domestic line chromosome 1, NumMel1.0, whole genome shotgun sequence genome window above contains:
- the SYTL2 gene encoding synaptotagmin-like protein 2 isoform X2 — encoded protein: MIDLSFLTDEEQEAIMKVLQRDAELKKAEEERVRHLPEKVKDDVQLKNMSGQWFYEAKSKRHRDKIHGADIIRASMRRKPATLAEVSQSKSNKAKNSWVSNVNKEAFVPPELHGIVEHQEEEELKSSSSPNPETSLLDKQDRSVKAAVSTVKQRRNPFNSIVSSDDLNSGESESRQAILPQLSNTEILLPSKESQPKANLLNDETETSKKPSEEPTEESQKGTVKRPVPKARKLVHKVTNSVPQGEDFVPKPAKRTQGVNGICTLPRGILKRSSSSSSTDSEVRANQMLDVQSKNGLPTTTILEGEADRNSLMEEAEDSAQISLEKLKQVRFSSSIGKGEPLQSPQLHHRRETRASDLLKSNEVKTSESDANRSDSLENKQTSTVQSLETYSSALQVKTIDSLEEDMSASCPHGTNKSVSLVNQTLQTKTVTPKKLEIPEKTSTNILPKNKNGQNVDQTCENKSNEFLSRESVPLKNFTDEHLLSAETKTQELSDINSAGLQQGKPDLVEEQDAKIIFKPEKDADEIVEMADESVSKVLDWFERSSGTEDRKPESARSQGGELKEVNFTTRTVIPTEHSGTSVGGKMQVREESPFGKNKQLSAISPTTLISEDIQLIKERRRPKQSEENEEQNEKSLTELDYTRIETKESDEEIKQQNQINVLKHCEHKLPTQKCVLEKTITAKRRIREIRAFWEKRETIPGQGKKEVGIRANTSRGGALEGLKESNKIKPTALHLPYGLDDQSKGTLSAESRRAIQASKNEHQNSFEFGPGHTVKKTERPLPYEGKFNECTKLTKDSNLQSRVDVTSASPEIKDKDGKEAFKGKVAPFSQQKSSFQALSLKEKIDEKSKNQISSPSQFQSLRNFWDTGIKLQNSIDRGDVSSPNNTIQNNTFITYDRKSEEDKGRHNVSKQELSQQQTQASEKEKPEQLDSVVCKLPLGFLTLRGMNVTHTKNKDTVQPVKKPIIFQPQEKIGLQRHEGKECIDKNIVSSKEHPLRGSQRYSEQNLPREIIAYQPSELGVGMKTRDTVNNTAENNVDLTCQQDTGQSEDVSETIEKSLAPSKLNGLSPALEKLVKEASETPPLKPRHADSTGQRTAEMQAKNTKYEQDEESLQEISETVEKSVAPSKASSLSSSLEKLLKEASETPPPKPRRVDMTVQRTAEMEIKNIACEHDGESLQEVIETIEKSDAPAKVIGLSSALEKLLKEASEMPPPKPRHTVQRTAEVQAKNTKHQQDEESLREINETIQKSVVPSRASSLSSSLEKLLKEASETPPPKPRRVDGTVQRTAGLQVGNVTCHYNGELLQETGKPLETSALSEARNKVLDVNLQKVLKDVCETPASTLENMDKKMQGKIPASQSMCTPHQEEDHPKEIQETIEKTSFSNGEKFKEFSSSLEKLLQEASEASSPISNKLNKQEKFGNRVFPSQTETLVMTVSQPYDSALRSYHKQMKTAIESGVPEQNAKASVDDLAASKLLKINGAVIKKEQRNTPPMDVPPLQGETNTVIKPFKINEVGRKDESTSLNASEVNLQLKELLKLRRTSTPLKDESSSPQLEGAQFSLAFRHEDDEDDDGLNLGSRFSDENSDYYSGTGSSTRSEEELNPVLMALKRSADRKMPSKSLEDIPSATSNKGKINIPREELALSAEDGLEPDQHQERNENGAGISTVPSQPDKPFSNPEKVKGLSKSVPSFLQEESDDRETDTASESSYSFGRIKKSPSSLTNLSGSSGMASLSSVSGSLMSVYSGDFGSVDVKGNIQFAIDYVEQLNELHIFICQCKDLAVADVKRQRSDPYVKTYLLPEKYKLGKRKTSVKKKTFNPVYNEILRYKIERDLLKNQSLNISVWHNDTFGRNSFLGEVELDLGTWDWNDKSNKQINWFPLKPRTSAMAFELENRGEMKLALQYVPQPVGGKKILSTGEVHIWVKECHDLPLLRGNRLNSFIKCTILPDTSRKSRQKTRTVSKTTNPVFNHTMVYDGFRPEDLKEACVELTVWDHNKLVNHFLGGLRIGLGTGKSYGTTVDWMDSTSDESALWEKMIKSPNTWVEDTLPLRMLMVAKLTK
- the SYTL2 gene encoding synaptotagmin-like protein 2 isoform X4, translating into MIDLSFLTDEEQEAIMKVLQRDAELKKAEEERVRHLPEKVKDDVQLKNMSGQWFYEAKSKRHRDKIHGADIIRASMRRKPATLAEVSQSKSNKAKNSWVSNVNKEAFVPPELHGIVEHQEEEELKSSSSPNPETSLLDKQDRSVKAAVSTVKQRRNPFNSIVSSDDLNSGESESRQAILPQLSNTEILLPSKESQPKANLLNDETETSKKPSEEPTEESQKGTVKRPVPKARKLVHKVTNSVPQGEDFVPKPAKRTQGVNGICTLPRGILKRSSSSSSTDSEVRANQMLDVQSKNGLPTTTILEGEADRNSLMEEAEDSAQISLEKLKQVRFSSSIGKGEPLQSPQLHHRRETRASDLLKSNEVKTSESDANRSDSLENKQTSTVQSLETYSSALQVKTIDSLEEDMSASCPHGTNKSVSLVNQTLQTKTVTPKKLEIPEKTSTNILPKNKNGQNVDQTCENKSNEFLSRESVPLKNFTDEHLLSAETKTQELSDINSAGLQQGKPDLVEEQDAKIIFKPEKDADEIVEMADESVSKVLDWFERSSGTEDRKPESARSQGGELKEVNFTTRTVIPTEHSGTSVGGKMQVREESPFGKNKQLSAISPTTLISEDIQLIKERRRPKQSEENEEQNEKSLTELDYTRIETKESDEEIKQQNQINVLKHCEHKLPTQKCVLEKTITAKRRIREIRAFWEKRETIPGQGKKEVGIRANTSRGGALEGLKESNKIKPTALHLPYGLDDQSKGTLSAESRRAIQASKNEHQNSFEFGPGHTVKKTERPLPYEGKFNECTKLTKDSNLQSRVDVTSASPEIKDKDGKEAFKGKVAPFSQQKSSFQALSLKEKIDEKSKNQISSPSQFQSLRNFWDTGIKLQNSIDRGDVSSPNNTIQNNTFITYDRKSEEDKGRHNVSKQELSQQQTQASEKEKPEQLDSVVCKLPLGFLTLRGMNVTHTKNKDTVQPVKKPIIFQPQEKIGLQRHEGKECIDKNIVSSKEHPLRGSQRYSEQNLPREIIAYQPSELGVGMKTRDTVNNTAENNVDLTCQQDTGQSEDVSETIEKSLAPSKLNGLSPALEKLVKEASETPPLKPRHADSTGQRTAEMQAKNTKYEQDEESLQEISETVEKSVAPSKASSLSSSLEKLLKEASETPPPKPRRVDMTVQRTAEMEIKNIACEHDGESLQEVIETIEKSDAPAKVIGLSSALEKLLKEASEMPPPKPRHTVQRTAEVQAKNTKHQQDEESLREINETIQKSVVPSRASSLSSSLEKLLKEASETPPPKPRRVDGTVQRTAGLQVGNVTCHYNGELLQETGKPLETSALSEARNKVLDVNLQKVLKDVCETPASTLENMDKKMQGKIPASQSMCTPHQEEDHPKEIQETIEKTSFSNGEKFKEFSSSLEKLLQEASEASSPISNKLNKQEKFGNRVFPSQTETLVMTVSQPYDSALRSYHKQMKTAIESGVPEQNAKASVDDLAASKLLKINGAVIKKEQRNTPPMDVPPLQGETNTVIKPFKINEVGRKDESTSLNASEVNLQLKELLKLRRTSTPLKDESSSPQLEGAQFSLAFRHEDDEDDDGLNLGSRFSDENSDYYSGTGSSTRSEEELNPVLMALKRSADRKMPSKSLEDIPSATSNKGKINIPREELALSAEDVSTVPSQPDKPFSNPEKVKGLSKSVPSFLQEESDDRETDTASESSYSFGRIKKSPSSLTNLSGSSGMASLSSVSGSLMSVYSGDFGSVDVKGNIQFAIDYVEQLNELHIFICQCKDLAVADVKRQRSDPYVKTYLLPEKYKLGKRKTSVKKKTFNPVYNEILRYKIERDLLKNQSLNISVWHNDTFGRNSFLGEVELDLGTWDWNDKSNKQINWFPLKPRTSAMAFELENRGEMKLALQYVPQPVGGKKILSTGEVHIWVKECHDLPLLRGNRLNSFIKCTILPDTSRKSRQKTRTVSKTTNPVFNHTMVYDGFRPEDLKEACVELTVWDHNKLVNHFLGGLRIGLGTGKSYGTTVDWMDSTSDESALWEKMIKSPNTWVEDTLPLRMLMVAKLTK